One window from the genome of Saimiri boliviensis isolate mSaiBol1 chromosome 2, mSaiBol1.pri, whole genome shotgun sequence encodes:
- the CRABP1 gene encoding cellular retinoic acid-binding protein 1 gives MPNFAGTWKMRSSENFDELLKALGVNAMLRKVAVAAASKPHVEIRQDGDQFYIKTSTTVRTTEINFKVGEGFEEETVDGRKCRSLATWENENKIHCTQTLLEGDGPKTYWTRELANDELILTFGADDVVCTRIYVRE, from the exons atgcCCAACTTCGCCGGCACCTGGAAGATGCGCAGCAGCGAGAATTTCGACGAGCTGCTCAAGGCACTGG GTGTGAACGCCATGCTCCGGAAGGTGGCCGTCGCGGCTGCGTCCAAGCCTCACGTGGAGATCCGCCAGGACGGGGATCAGTTCTACATCAAGACGTCCACCACGGTGCGCACCACCGAGATCAACTTCAAGGTCGGAGAAGGCTTTGAGGAGGAGACGGTGGACGGACGCAAGTGCAGG AGTTTAGCCACTTgggaaaatgagaacaaaattcACTGCACGCAGACTCTTCTTGAAGGGGACGGCCCCAAAACCTACTGGACCCGTGAGCTGGCCAACGATGAACTTATCCTG ACGTTTGGCGCCGACGACGTGGTCTGCACCAGAATTTATGTCCGAGAGTGA